The sequence TGTCGTGCTTGTCCGGGAAGTGCTTGTACAGCAGTGCCTCCGAACATCCGGCCTCGCGGGCGATCTCCTTGGTGGTGGCGTGCACCAGTCCGTCACGGCGCATGATCACTGCCGCGGCGTCGAGAATTCGCTCTCGCGCCGGCGGCGTCCTCGTGTGGTCGGCAGGGGTTGACGCAGGCGTGACCATACTGCCATCGTAGGGGTGAGTGAACACTCACTCACCCATGATGGAGGATCATGCTGACTGCAGAGCGCGTGAGCGTCCCGTTACCGAACGCTTCCTGTGACCGGCTCGTCCCGACGGACGGCGGCGCATGGGTGAGCACGTGACGCGCCGCAGGTTCCTCTGGCCGGCGGTCGCGCTCGCGGTCCTGGTGATCGAGTTGGGCGCGACCCTCGGCACCGTCAACGGCGAGCCGTTCTCACCGGTCGCCGGTTGGGGGCCGACCCGCCCCGCCGATGCCCTCGCCTTCGCGGCCGTGGTACTCGGCTGTGGCGCCCTCGCGCTCATCGACCGCTTCCCGCGCACCGTCGCGGTCGTCGCCACCGGCTCGTACGTCGTCTTCGCCCTCCGTGACCATGAGCTCGGGATGTTCTTGCCGCCGATGGTGGCCACCTTCGCCCTCGCGGCACTGACTCGGCACCGCCGTACTGCGATCGTGTCCGCTCTGACCAGCCTGGCTGCCGCGATGATCTGGGTGGCCGGCCGAACCGGGACGATCGCGGATTCGGGGGTCGCGCTGCTCGGCTGGGTGGCGTTCGCCGCCGTGCTCGCTGTGTTCTTCCTGGTGCCGCTGCTGATCGGTGAGATCGTCCGCACTCGGTCACTGCTCCGGGCAGCTCGAAGCCGGCCAGTAGCAGTACTGCCGCCTCTGGGCTGACTCGGTGGCCGCAGGTAGTGTGCTGGCGTGCCGGAAACCACCACGCCCGCAGCGCCCGCCAGTTTCGCCGACTTCACCGACGTCGACGCCTTTCTCCGCATCCCGCGGCTGACCGCCCTCGCGGCCGGACCTCGGGGCCGAGCCGTCGCCGTGATCGCCGAGTGCGACGAGCACGGGTCGAAGCTTCTCTCCTCACTCTGGGAGCTCGATCCGGCCGGCGAGCAGCCCGCGCGCCGGCTCACCTTCTCCGCGAAGGGGGAGTCCGCGCCGCTGTTCGCCCCGGACGGCAGCCTGCTGTTCACCTCGGCCCGACCGGACCCGCAGGGCGAGGACGATGACGAGACTGCCGCGATCTGGCGGCTGCCGGTCACCGGGGAGGCCAGCGTGGTCGCCACTGCCCCCGGCGGGCTGAACCTGGTCGCGGTCGCCGACGACGGCACCATCCTGGCCACCACCACCATCCTGCCCGGCACCAGCATCGACGAGGACGCCGAGGCCCGCAAGGCGCGCAAGGACGCCGGCCGCACCACCATCTGGCACACGGGGATGCCGGTGCGGTTCTGGGACCACGAGGTCGACGACCTCAGCACCCGACTGGTGCTCATCGCCCCGGACGGCAACCTGCGAGACCTGACCTCCGCCGTCGGCACGGTGGAGCTGCGCAATGCCAGCGCCGACCTCTCCCCGGACGGGCGGACCGTGGCGACCACCTGGATCGAGCGCATCCGCGGCGGCGAGACCCGCACCTCGCTGGTGCTGATCGACACTGCGACGGGGGAGCGGACCCCGTTCCTGACCGCCGACCAGTCCAACCAGTACTCCGGTCCGAGGTTCTCCCCGGACGGCAACCGGATTGCGGTCACCCGCAGCACGATCGGCACCCCCACCGACACCACGTACTCCTTCCTGGAGATCCATCCGGTCGGCAGCGGTGAGAAGGTCAGCGTGGACGTCGGCGATCTCACCGCCAGCGAGTACGTCTGGACCGAGGCCGGCACCCTCCTGGTCACCGGGGACCTGCACTCCTCCGGTGCGATCCTCGCCGTGGATCCGGCCACCGGGGCGGTCAGCACGATTGCCGACGGCGGCGTCTACTCGTCTCTGAGCACGTCCGGTTCCGCAGTGCTCGCCCTGCGAAACGACATGGCCACCCCGGCCCGGCCGGTGCGCCTCGAGGGCAGCGTCGTGACCGAGCTGGCGGCACCGGGCGCGGTCAACACCCTTCCGGGCTCGCTGGAGTGGGTGAGTACAGAGGTGGACGGCGTGGCCCTGGGCGGCTGGCTGTGCGTGCCCGCCGGTGCGAGCGCCGACGATCCCGCACCCGTGATGCTCTGGATCCACGGCGGCCCGCACGGCTCCTACAACGCCTGGAGCTGGCGCTGGTGCCCCTGGCTGGCTGTCGCTCGCGGCTACGCCGTGCTGCTGCCGGACCCGGCGATGTCCACCGGCTACGGCCACGCCGGGCTGAACCGCGGCTGGCCGCGCCTCCCGGATGTGGTCTACCGCGAGTGCGAGACGCTGTTCGACCAGGTGCTCGCCCGCGCGGAGCTGGACGAACGGCGGACCGCGATGCTCGGTGCCTCCTTCGGCGGCTTCATGGCGAACTGGATCGCCGGGCACACCGACCGGTTCGACGCGATCGTCACCCACGCCGGCCTGTGGGCCCTGGACCAGCAGCACCGCACCACCGACGCCGCCGCCGGCAAGATGCGAGTGCACGGCCACGAGGAGACGAACGCGGACTGGTACCGGGCGTACTCTCCGCACCACGCCGCTGGTGAGATCCGGACGCCGGTGCTGATCACCCACGGCAACCGGGACTACCGGGTGCCGATCAGCGAGGCGCTGCGGATGTGGTGGGACCTGGTCTCCGGCTGGGACGGGGAGCCGGAGACGATGCCGCACCGGTTCCTGCAGCTGACCAGCGAGAACCACTGGGTGCTCACCCCCGCCAACGCCCGCACCTGGAACGAGACCGTGCTCGCGTTCTGCGACCAGCACGTGCGCGGCGGGGAGCCGGTGCCGGACGTGCTGGGCTGGTAGGACCTATCGCTGCGCTGGGACGGTGAGGCTCGCGCTCAGCTGGACGCGGAGTCGATTCAATGGCGAACCGGTTCTCTGACATCCGACGTCACTGGCCGTATATCAACACAATCTGAGTCTTGCACCGCCTGTACCTCGACAGATAGAGTCGAACCGGTTCGCAGGATCTACGTGAGGAGGCGCTATGGTCACCATCGGTGATGTCGCCTCGACTGCACGAGTTTCGCGGAGTACGGCGTCGTACGCGTTGTCGGGAAAGCGTTCGGTCTCGACCGAGGTGCGCAGTCGGGTGGAAGCCGCGGTCCGCGAGCTCGGATACACGCCGAACGCGGGTGCGCGTGCTCTGGC is a genomic window of Ruania zhangjianzhongii containing:
- a CDS encoding S9 family peptidase, translated to MPETTTPAAPASFADFTDVDAFLRIPRLTALAAGPRGRAVAVIAECDEHGSKLLSSLWELDPAGEQPARRLTFSAKGESAPLFAPDGSLLFTSARPDPQGEDDDETAAIWRLPVTGEASVVATAPGGLNLVAVADDGTILATTTILPGTSIDEDAEARKARKDAGRTTIWHTGMPVRFWDHEVDDLSTRLVLIAPDGNLRDLTSAVGTVELRNASADLSPDGRTVATTWIERIRGGETRTSLVLIDTATGERTPFLTADQSNQYSGPRFSPDGNRIAVTRSTIGTPTDTTYSFLEIHPVGSGEKVSVDVGDLTASEYVWTEAGTLLVTGDLHSSGAILAVDPATGAVSTIADGGVYSSLSTSGSAVLALRNDMATPARPVRLEGSVVTELAAPGAVNTLPGSLEWVSTEVDGVALGGWLCVPAGASADDPAPVMLWIHGGPHGSYNAWSWRWCPWLAVARGYAVLLPDPAMSTGYGHAGLNRGWPRLPDVVYRECETLFDQVLARAELDERRTAMLGASFGGFMANWIAGHTDRFDAIVTHAGLWALDQQHRTTDAAAGKMRVHGHEETNADWYRAYSPHHAAGEIRTPVLITHGNRDYRVPISEALRMWWDLVSGWDGEPETMPHRFLQLTSENHWVLTPANARTWNETVLAFCDQHVRGGEPVPDVLGW